The genomic DNA TGTTAGGGCGACGATTATAGCGATTGGCAAGCTTCTGTAAACCCCTGAATTCTGACTATTTTTGCAGATGCAGAGGTTTTTTTGCGATTGCAGCTTTTTCCTGCACCAAAGGCCGCTTTACACGGCGCTTGGACGGCTCAGTTGCCATCGCCGCAGTCGTCGGTGAATTTCATGTAGTTCAGCACCTGGGTCTGGCCTTTGGAGTCGAGGTAGGTCAGGTGGGCGTTGACCACGCCGCAGCCGGAGCGGGTGTCTTCGGTGGTGGACAGCACGCGCTGGATGTCGGGTTTGTGGTTGGTGTTTGCGTGGGCGGCGAAGCTGGCGGCGAACAGGCTGGCGGCGATGAGGGTTTTCCAGTTGTTGGGGTTCATGGCGGTGGCCTCTGAGGTCAATGGTTGGGGTGAGGCCATTGAATGCCTGGGAGGTATCCGGGCTGTGTCTGCCGGTGGGGGTTTTGTCTCGCTGTGTATTGGCGTTGGATTTATGTACGTGCTGATACGAAGGGGAAGTGAGATTGGTGAAAATCCGTGCGGACTGATCAAAAATCGTACAAAAATTCTTTAGTCGGTTGATTCATAAGCGAATATTCAAAAGCCCCTCTTGAGCCATAAAAATGGCGCCATGCCACTCATCTGAAAGCATTTTGTAACAAACAGCAAAATACTGACACCATCAGCGTGATATCACACAATGCCCGTCTAACAAAAACAGTGGTTCGCGAGAGGAGGAGGCGGTCAGTGGGGCGTGCAGATCACATTTCAAAGCTATACACCGCGCTGGGTATGCACTCTTTTCGAGAACCCGATGTAACGCAGGAATCGGCCTCCGTGCCTTTGCAGCGTTTGCTGGATCAATTGAACCAGGGCGCGGCGAACTGTGTGTGCCCGCCCGAGTTGGTGGAAGGCCCGCGTGGCGAGTTGTATTCGGACCCGCTGGCGCCGAAAGTCGTGGTGGTGGTGTCTGCCACCGGCGGCGTGGGGCGCAGCACGTTGGCGGCGGCGATTGCCAGTGGTTTGCAGCGTCAGGGGCACCCGGCACTGGCGCTGGATCTGGACCCGCAAAATGCGTTGCGCCATCACCTCTGTCCCGGTGCTGATCTGCCGGGCCTTGGCGCTACCAGCCTGCTCAATCAAACCTGGCAGGCGCTGCCCGAGCGCGGGTTTGCCGGCTGTCGACTGGTGGCGTTTGGTGAAACCGACCCGGTGCAGCAGCAAAGCCTGACGCGCTGGTTGGGCCAGGACCTCGAATTTCTCGGCAAGCGCCTCGGCGGTTTGGGCCTTAGTGGTCAGGACACGGTGGTGATCGACGTGCCGGCAGGAGACACGGTGTACCTCAGCCAGGCAATGTCGATGGCCGATGTGGTGCTGGTGGTGGTCAAACCCGACGCTGCTTCGTTCCGCCGCTTGGCCAACATGGATGAGGTGCTCGCACCTTACCTTGAGGGTGGGTCGCCCGCGGAACGCTTCTATGTGATCAACCAGGTCGACGGTGCTCACGCGTTCAGCCAGGACATGGCCACGGTGTTCAAGCTGCGCCTTGGCGACGCGGTGCTGGGCGCGGTTCACCGTGACCCCTCGTTCCGCGAAGCGCAAGCCTACGGAAACGACCCGCTGGACCCTCTGCTCAATAGCATCGGCTGCCAGGATGTGAACGCGTTATGCCGGGCGCTCAAGGGGCGCTTGCATTAGAAAAAGGCTTGGCCATTAATTTGACTATTTACCGTTTGTCTAAAAAATAACCAGTTAAAACATCAAAATAATGACACTTTGCCGTCTCTGTCACAGAATGCTTCCACTGGGACGCCTATAAAAAGACCTGCGGTGAGTACCTGCTTGCCGACCCTTCACGTCTTTAAGCTGCGTCGTGAGGAGCGGGCTATGAGCCTTAGTGAAGAACTGCTGACCTTGTTCGGCAAAAACGTTACCCATGATGCCCAAGGCATCGAGGCGCGCATGCACTTCTTTGGCAGCGTGCCTGCCGGTGACAACCACCCCCGACCCACTGAAACTATCGCGCTGCGCCCCAAAGTGGTGGCGTTGGTGTCGATCAATGGTGGCGTGGGTCGCAGCACCCTGGTCACGGCGCTGAGTAGTGGTTTGCAACGCCACGGCGAATCGGTGGTGGCGCTGGACCTGGACCCGCAAAACGCCTTGCACCATCACTTCGGCGTCAGTGCTTCACTGCCGGGTCTTGGTCGCACCAGCCTGGAACACGGGCCGTGGGCGCACTTGCAGCAGCTCGGTTTCGAGGGTTGCCAGGTGATTACCTTTGGCGATATCGATATCGAGCAACAGGAAAACCTCGAGCGCTGGCTTAAACACGAACCCCACTGGCTCGCGCAACGCCTCGCCTCCCTGGGGTTGAGCGAGCGACAGACAGTGATCATCGATACGCCCGCCGGCAACAATGTGTACTTCCATCAAGCGCTGAGTGTGGCCGACGTGGTGTTGGTGATCGTGCAAGCCGACGCCGCGTGCCTGGGCACCCTCGACCATCTGGATGTGTTGCTCGCGCCGCACCTTGAAGGCGAATGCCCGCCCACGGTGCATGTGGTGGTCAACCAGGTGGATGAGAGCAACGCGTTCAGCCTGGACATGGTCGAGGCGTTCAAGCAGCGGCTGGGCAAGGCGCCGCTGGAGGTGCACCGCGACATAAAGCTTAACGAGGCTCTGGCGTTTGCCGCCGACCCGCTGGACAACGTGGCCAAAAGGCTGGCCAGTGACGATTTCAACGAGATTTGCCAGCTGTTGAAGACACCTAAAAGGCGCGCCTAAAGCGTGGTTTATACGCTTATCGCCAACTGCTTATGCACAATCGGTTGGTTGACACTGTCACGAAACAGCCATTTTGTGGAGCCGTTCTCAACACGCTGCAACTGCCTGTTTTGTGTGCATTTTATTGTGTGAACAAAAAATGACCAGCGTGGGTTTTGACCTGTAACGCACGGGCTTACAGCCTCCGTAAAGATTCCATCAACAGAGTTATCCACAGGGCGCGCACGGCACATCTTGCCCCCTAATCGCGCTCGGCCAACACCATCACGTTGCGTGGGGTGAGGGTGGGCTCGCAGAAGGTGCCTATCTCAACCTTGTAGCCCTGTTCCGACAGGAAAAGTGCCCGGTCCAGCACCAGCCATATTTCCAGTGGGCGTCGGAATAATCCGCGTACCAACTCCAGATTGCGCACTTCGGCCAATCGGCGCCAGCCATGGGCTTCCAGTTCGGCCCAATTCCGTTCGCCTGTGGATAAACCTTTGAGGCTTGCCAGCTCGCGGCAGTAGTCTGCGAAGGGCTTGTCCAGCCAGTTGGCAGGCAGGGACGGTGTGGGCAGGTATTCATCGCAGCCGCGTAACTGTCGTTGCAGACGGTCAAAGGCCAGGCGCCGGGCCATGGAGGTGTCGCGCTGCTGGCGTACGCGGTTGCCGGCGGTGACGGTTTCGCTCAAGGGCAGGCCCAAGTCTTCAATCGACAGTCGCAGGTGCGAGGCCCGGCCCGCAGCCGATAACGGCTGGTAACTGTCGGCGCCGATACGGTTATAGCAGCAAGGCGCCAGCGCCAGTTGCCTGCAGCCGGCAGCGCTGGCCAGTTGCAGCAGGCGCACATGCAGGTCGCCGCAGGCATGCAAGGCGACGGGGGTGTGCTCGGCGGTGATCGCCACATCCGCCATCACGTCTTGCAGTTGATGAGTGGCGGGCAAACCGTGGTGTTCGCTCAAGGCCTGGCCTGAGGCAATCAAGGCCGGGTCGTATTCCAGGCAGGTCAGCTGCTGGCCGGGTTGCAACAGGCGGCGGCCAAGGTGGCCTTTGCCGGCACACCAGTCCAGCCAGTGCGTAGGTTGTTGCGCAAATTGCAGCGCAGCACCGAAGGCCTCAATCTGTTGCCATTTGCGGCCGGGCACATCCACATTCAGGCGATGGCGCGCGGTTTCCAGGGCGTGTGCGGGCAACTTATCCACAGCGCTCAGGCGCTGTGCCTGTTCGGCGAGCTGTGGAAAAGGCGCGGGCGCGGCCAACTGATGGGGGTGGTTATGACTGGCTTCGGCATCCGCCAGCGAGCGCTCGCGCAGCCACTGGGCCAGCGCCGCGTGCTCGGTTTCCCAGGGCAAGTGCAGGTGGGTAAAGGGCCGTGGTTTCCACAGCCCTTGGTGCTCGATCAGAAACGCATCGAGTGCGTTAAAGCACGCCTCAGCGTCCCTGGCAGGCATCGACGCGCAGCCAGCGTTCCAGCAGTTTGAAACCGCGCACCAGGATGTAGGCCATCAGCAGGTAGAACAGCCCGGCGGCGAAGAAAATCTCGACCGGCAAATAGGTGCGCGCGATGATCGTGCGCGCCATGCCGGTCAGTTCCAGCAAGGTCACGGTACTGGCCAGGGCGCTGGCCTTGAGCATCAGGATCACTTCGTTGCTGTAGGCCGGCAGGCCGATGCGCGAGGCACGGGGCAGGATGATGTAGAACAGCGTCTTCGGCTTGGACATGCCCAAAGCCCGCGCCGCTTCGATTTCACCCGGTGGAATGGCCTGGATCGCGCCGCGCAGAATCTCGGCAATATAGGCAGCCGTGTGCAGGGTCATGGTCGCGGTGGCACACCAGAACGGGTCGCGCAGGTATGGCCACATGAAGCTCTCGCGTATGGCATCGAACTGCGCCAGGCCGTAGTAGACCAGAAACAGCTGCACCAGCAGCGGCGTGCCGCGGAAGAAGAAAATATAAGCATAAGGCAGGGCGCTCACGTACCAGCGGCGCGAGGAGCGCGCGATGCCCAGCGGAATCGCCAGCAGCAAACCGGCGATTACGGCGATGGCGACCAGTTCCAGGGTCAACGTCGCGCCCTGTGCCAGTTTGGGCAGCCATTTGATGATCACGGCCCAGTTCAGGCCCAAATCGAAATGCGACAGCCAGCTGTAGTCACCGCTCATTGGGCGCTCCTTGCAAAGCCGCGGGCGGCGCGTTTTTCCAGGAAGTGCATGCCGGTCATCGCCAGCACGGTGAGGCCCAGGTACATAAAGGCCGCGACCATAAAGAAGGTGAACGGCTGCTTGGTCACGGTCACACCAATCTGCGCATGGCGCATGATTTCTTCCAGGCCGATCACCGACACCAGCGCGGTGTCCTTCATCAAAATCATGAACAGGTTGCCAAGACCCGGCAGGGCGATGCGCCACATCTGCGGCATGATCAGCCGGGTGAAAATCCGGAACTTCGACAGGCCCAGCGCCACACCCGCTTCACGGTGGCCCTTGGGAATGGCGAGGATCGCACCACGAAACACTTCCGTGGCGTAAGCGCCAAAGCACAGGCCCAGGGCGATGACGCCGGCGGCAAAGGCACTCAGGGAAAGGTCGGGGTTACCAAAAAACTCCCCCAGGGCCCGCATCAAATTGACCGTGCCGAAATAAATCAGCAGCACCCACAGCAGTTCGGGAATACCGCGAACGATGGTCGAGTAAGCGCCGCCAAGCCATTGCAACGGCTTGTACGGGGACGTCTTGGCCAGTGCACCGGCAAGGCCGAGCACCAGCCCCAGGCACAGGGCCGTGAGCGCCAGTTTGACGGTCATCAGCGCGCCAGCGGCAAGCGCCGGGCCGAATCCGTAGAGATCGAAATTCATGGTGTTTTCATATCGCGGCAGGCATTGCTGAAAGCCGGCGCACCCAAGTGGGCGCGCCGGTCAGGTCGTTCAGATCATTCGATGCTGAACGGGAAGTACTTGTCGTTGATTTTTTTGTAGGTGCCGTCTGCCTTGATCTCTGCCAGGGCTTTGTTCAGGCGCTCGCGCAGCGGGTCGCCCTTGCGTACGGCGATACCGATCTTATCGCTTTCCACCACTGGGTCGCCTTTGAACTCGTAGGCCGAACCGTCTTTGCTCTTGAGCCACTCGTACTGCACGTACTTGTCGGCCAGGATGCCGTCGAGGCGCCCGGAAGTCAGGTCGAGGTAGGCGTTTTCCTGGGTGTCATACAGCTTGGCGGTGGTGTCCGGCAGCTTGTCTTCCAGGTAGGTGCCGGCCAGCGTCGCGCGTTGGGCGCCGATGGTCTTGCCTTTGAGGTAGGCCGCGTCGGTCTTGAAGTCCGCAGTGGCTTTCGGCGCGATGAATTGCAGCTTGTTGGAGTAGTACGGGTCGGTGAAGTCGACGGCTTGCTTGCGCTCATCGGTGATCGACAGCGAAGACACCAGGAAGTCGAACTTCTTGGCGTTCAGGGCCGGGATGATGCCGTCCCAGTCAGAAGTGACCACTTCACATTTGTCGACTTTCATCTTGGCGCACAGGGCGTCGCCGATGTCTTTGTCAAAACCCACCACGTTGCCGCTGGCGTCTTTATTGTTGAAGGGCGGGTAGGCCGCCTCGATCCCCATTTTCAAGGTTTCTGCCATGGCCGTGGCGCTGAACGCCGTCGAGACGGCTGCGGCCAGAAGGAATTTTTTATAGTTCTGCATGCATGTTGCTCCGTTAGCGGTTGCTGGACATGAATTGTTTGCAGCGCGCCGAAAGCGGGTTTTCAAACACCTGCTGTGGCGATCCTTGCTCTTCGACCAGGCCCTGGTGCAGGAACACCACTTCACTGGACACCTGACGGGCGAAGCCCATTTCATGGGTGACCAGCAGCATGGTGCGGCCTTCTTCGGCCAGTGCGCGGATCACATTAAGTACTTCCTGGACCATTTCCGGGTCAAGGGCCGAGGTTGGCTCGTCGAACAGGATGACCTTGGGTTGCATCGCCAGGGTGCGCGCGATGGCCGCGCGTTGTTGCTGGCCGCCGGACAGTTGCGCCGGGTAGGCGTGGCGCTTGTCGGCGATGCCGACCTTGGCCAGCAAGGCTTCGGCCACTTCGATGGCTTCGGCTTTGCTCTGGCCGAGCACGCGGCGAGGGGCCTCGATGATGTTGTCGAGGATGCTCATGTGCGGCCACAGGTTAAAGTTTTGAAACACAAAACCGATTTCGCTGCGCAGGCGGTTGATCTGCTTGCCGTCGGCGGCCATCAGCTCGCCGTTTTTTGCGGCCTTGAGCTTGAGCTCTTCGCCGGCCACCAGGATCTGGCCCTGGTGCGGGTTTTCCAGCAGGTTGATGCAGCGTAAAAAGGTGGACTTGCCGGAACCGGAGGAACCCAGGATCGAGATCACGTCGCCGTCGCGAGCGGTCAGCGAGATACCTTTAAGTACCTCAAGCTCACCATAGCGTTTATGCAAGTTGCGGATTTCAAGCGCGGGCGTGGCCTCGGCCATGTGCGGTCCTCATTGTGTTCGTTGCGATCCTGCTGTTGGGCCGCCTTCCTGGCGAGGCGCCAAGCTAGCATAGCGTTCGGATGACAGCCAACAGCCCGGCGGGCGGTAAACGGGCGGTCTGCGGCAGGGTGTCGCATCGGCACAGCAGCGTGTCGCGCTATCAACAACCTACAGACGTTTCAACCCGATAAATCCACAGGCTTCGCGTAAAAAAGGGCGCGATGGTGCCAGCTTTGGCCGGGTGTTGGAAGGGTTAACCGGGCAAACGGTCCATATCAGCCCTTTTATGGGGCGTCACGTACTTTTTGTGTGTGTTTATGGTGCGTTTATTTGCAGTGAAGGTGGGTCGCTCGGTAACGCTATAGCGGAATGCTATTGTTCTCAAGGACTTGCGAGCGCCGTTGAAAACCTCTGCAGGCCGCGTCAATCGTGGCTCTGTAACATTTTGGCGCAAATCTTGCGTAAAAAATAAAGAACGCCCCGTTGGATTCTTTTCACGAGAAAGACTGCAGGCCGGGCGGACCGTTTTCGCAATTCCTCGCTAAGGTGTGTCAATGAGTAGTACGCAAAGCTCCAATGACCTCGAACAGGGGCTCAAACCGCGTCACGTCACCATGCTGTCGATTGCCGGCGTTATTGGTGCCGGGTTGTTTGTCGGCTCCGGCCATGCGATAGCTGCAGCCGGGCCTGCCGTACTGCTGGCTTATGCCGCGGCGGGCACGCTGGTGGTGTTGGTGATGCGCATGCTGGCCGAAATGGCCGTGGCCTCGCCCGACACCGGCTCGTTCTCCACCTACGCCGACCGTGCGATCGGCCACTGGGCCGGTTTCACCATCGGCTGGCTGTACTGGTGGTTCTGGGTGCTGGTGATTCCCCTGGAAGCCAACGCCGCCGCAACCATCCTGCATGCCTGGTTCCCTGATGTGGCCATCTGGGTGTTTACCCTGGTCATTACCTTGTTGCTGACTGCGACCAACCTGTTCAGCGTGAAGAACTACGGCGAGTTCGAGTTCTGGTTCGCGTTGATCAAGGTTGTGGCGATTGTGGGCTTTGTGATCCTCGGCCTGGCGGCGATTTTCGGCTTCCTGCCGACCAGCCAGGTCAGCGGCGTTTCGCACCTGTTCGACACTCAAGGCTTCATGCCAAACGGCATGGGCGCGGTATTGGCGGCGATTCTGACCACCATGTTCTCCTTTATGGGCACCGAGATCGTCACCATCGCGGCCGCCGAATCCAAGAACCCGGGCCAGCAAATCACCAAGGCCACCAACTCGGTGATCTGGCGGATTGGTTTGTTCTACCTGCTGTCGATTTTCATCGTGGTGTCCCTGGTGCCCTGGAACGATCCGACCCTGGCGGCGGTAGGTTCCTATCAGACCGTTCTGGAACGCATGGGCATTCCTAACGCCAAGCTGATCGTCGACCTGGTGGTATTGGTTGCGGTAACCAGCTGTCTGAACTCGGCGCTGTACACCGCTTCGCGGATGCTGTTCTCCCTGGGCCGTCGCGGTGACGCACCGGCTGTGTCCAAGCGCACCAACAAGAGCGGCACGCCTTACTGGGCGGTGTTGCTTTCCACAGGCGCGGCGTTCCTGGCGGTATTCGCCAACTATGTAGCGCCGGCGGCGGTGTTCGAATTCCTGCTGGCCAGCTCCGGCGCCATCGCGTTGCTGGTGTACCTGGTGATCGCGGTGTCGCAACTGCGCATGCGTCAGAAGCGCACGGCGGCGGGCGAGAAGATCGTGTTCAAAATGTGGCTGTTCCCAGGCCTGACCTACGCGGTGATGGTGTTCATCGTCGGTACGCTGACCATCATGCTGTTCCAGGAAGCGCACCGGGTCGAGATTATCGCGACCGGTATTCTGAGTTTGCTGGTGGTGGTGGCGGGCTTGATGGTATCGAGCCGTCGCAAAGCGCAGAAGGTGGGCGCTGCGGTACTCAATTGATGAGTCGCCGCTAAACCCTGTGGGAGCGGGCTTGCCCGCGATGACGGACTGACAGTCGACAGCTTGTTCGCCTGATACGCCGCCATCGCGGGCAAGCCCGCTCCCACATTTGGTTTTGTATCAGTCCTGGAAGCTGGCCAGGGCCTTGGAGGCCGCTACGTAGTCCTCCTGGAACTGCGGCGATTCAATCCACGCCAGCGCAGCCGCTTCGTCATCGCTGTCCGTGGCCCACTGCCGATATTCGATCAGCGCCGCCAGAATAAAATCGGTGGCTTCCTCCTCGCCTTCCTGTTCCAGCACCAGCGCCAGCAACGGGTGCGCCAGGAACGTCACACACAGCGCTTGTTGGCTGGTCTCGCCTGCGACGCGCATCGCCACAAACAACTCGGTCAAGTCCACCGATTCAAGGTCAATGCGGCTGTCATCGCCGGCGAAGGCGTCCGGCTTGGTCGCGACGGCGCGTTGAGTGCGGTTTTGCTTGGCCTTGGCCTTTGCCCGGTGGGCGCGTTTTTGCTGTTTGTTCGGCGAGGCCATGGGCTCAACGTCCTTGGGGTGTGGATCTGGATGGCGTATTGAAGCGCAGGTTGTGGCAAATCCCAAGGGAATCTAAGCGTGATCCGCCACCCGGCGCCCTGGTGTGTCGTGTGCCAGTGCGCCCCGTTGCAGCCACGCCAGTGCAATCGGCCACAGCCGGTCCTGATATTCACTGCGAAAGAACGCGAAATGCCCCACGTGTTTTTCGCCGATGTCCTCGGGGGCGATTCGCAGGTGGGTGCGCTCGCTGGCGTTGAAATAACCCAGCAACCGTTCAATGGCCGCGACCGTGCCGAAAGGGTCGTCGCAGATGCTGATGGCCAGTACCTGCGCCTTCACGCGGCCAAAGGGCAGCTCGCCCAGGGCCTTCCCGCTGGGGCGTGTTTCGTACTTTGGTGTGGCGGTTGCCCAGTCCTTCACCACGCCGGCCGGGGTGTCTTCCAGCCAGCCCATGCGCTTGCCGGGGAAGTAGCCGCACAGGGCCGTCATCAGTGGCATTACCACATGCCATTTGCCGAACATCCGCCAGCGCGTGCCGGCTTCGTAATCGCGCCAGTAGGCGAACTGGGCGCCGACCGTCACGACCCGCCGAATGGCCGCGCCTGAGGCTGCGAGGCCGGCTGCACAGCCACCGAAGCTGTGGGCGACCACGTCAATCGGCTGCCCCGGGAACTCGCGCAAGGCGCGTTGCAGCATCGCCTCGAAATCCAGCACGCCCCAATCCGACCAGGACGCCTTGAAGCCCTTCAGCGAGCCTGTTCGCGATTCGCCGATGCCGCGATAGTCATAGGTGATGACGTCGAAACCATGGGCGAACAAATAATCGGCGAAACGCGAGTAGTGGCGGCAACGTACGGAGGTGGCGGCGTTGATGATCACCACAGGGCGCGTGGGCTCGGTGCGGATGTGGCGCCAGGTGAAGCCGCCGATCGGATAACCGTCGGCGGCGGGCTCCTTGAAGGGTTCGCTCTGATGGTGGCTGAGTGTGCTGGCCGGCAGTCGCGAGGCGGCGTCATTCAAGTTCATTGGTTATCAGCCCATGTCGGTTTTTATTTTTTTAGTTACATATCGTCAGTTTGCCAGCACTTGTGCTCGCTTCAATAGGCTCTTTAACCTTCGGCGATTGCTGACAAGGCCATACCTCCGAGAGGAACGACAGTAAACCATGGACCGATTAGACTGGCAGGCATCCACCACGGAGGCCTTTATGAGTACCCCACTTTCGCCCATCGTTTCCGAGTTTGAAACGCAAGAGCAGGCCGACAGCTACGACCGCTGGTTTCGCGCCAAGGTGCAGGCTTCGATTGATGATCCGCGGCCGAGTATTCCGCATGATCAAGTCATGGCTGAGATGCGGGCCTTGCTTGAGGCGCGGCGTAAAGAGCGTGATGAGGGTTGAGTGGCGGCCCGAAGCGCAGGCCGAACTCAGGGCAATTCTGGAATACATTATTGAGCGCAATGTTGCGGCGGCCAGCGATTTGAATGAGGCAATAGAAGAGGCCACGACAGCGCTGCCGCTGCAT from Pseudomonas tolaasii NCPPB 2192 includes the following:
- a CDS encoding DUF2790 domain-containing protein translates to MNPNNWKTLIAASLFAASFAAHANTNHKPDIQRVLSTTEDTRSGCGVVNAHLTYLDSKGQTQVLNYMKFTDDCGDGN
- the bcsQ gene encoding cellulose biosynthesis protein BcsQ: MPLQRLLDQLNQGAANCVCPPELVEGPRGELYSDPLAPKVVVVVSATGGVGRSTLAAAIASGLQRQGHPALALDLDPQNALRHHLCPGADLPGLGATSLLNQTWQALPERGFAGCRLVAFGETDPVQQQSLTRWLGQDLEFLGKRLGGLGLSGQDTVVIDVPAGDTVYLSQAMSMADVVLVVVKPDAASFRRLANMDEVLAPYLEGGSPAERFYVINQVDGAHAFSQDMATVFKLRLGDAVLGAVHRDPSFREAQAYGNDPLDPLLNSIGCQDVNALCRALKGRLH
- the bcsQ gene encoding cellulose biosynthesis protein BcsQ — translated: MSLSEELLTLFGKNVTHDAQGIEARMHFFGSVPAGDNHPRPTETIALRPKVVALVSINGGVGRSTLVTALSSGLQRHGESVVALDLDPQNALHHHFGVSASLPGLGRTSLEHGPWAHLQQLGFEGCQVITFGDIDIEQQENLERWLKHEPHWLAQRLASLGLSERQTVIIDTPAGNNVYFHQALSVADVVLVIVQADAACLGTLDHLDVLLAPHLEGECPPTVHVVVNQVDESNAFSLDMVEAFKQRLGKAPLEVHRDIKLNEALAFAADPLDNVAKRLASDDFNEICQLLKTPKRRA
- a CDS encoding methyltransferase, giving the protein MPARDAEACFNALDAFLIEHQGLWKPRPFTHLHLPWETEHAALAQWLRERSLADAEASHNHPHQLAAPAPFPQLAEQAQRLSAVDKLPAHALETARHRLNVDVPGRKWQQIEAFGAALQFAQQPTHWLDWCAGKGHLGRRLLQPGQQLTCLEYDPALIASGQALSEHHGLPATHQLQDVMADVAITAEHTPVALHACGDLHVRLLQLASAAGCRQLALAPCCYNRIGADSYQPLSAAGRASHLRLSIEDLGLPLSETVTAGNRVRQQRDTSMARRLAFDRLQRQLRGCDEYLPTPSLPANWLDKPFADYCRELASLKGLSTGERNWAELEAHGWRRLAEVRNLELVRGLFRRPLEIWLVLDRALFLSEQGYKVEIGTFCEPTLTPRNVMVLAERD
- a CDS encoding ABC transporter permease — encoded protein: MNWAVIIKWLPKLAQGATLTLELVAIAVIAGLLLAIPLGIARSSRRWYVSALPYAYIFFFRGTPLLVQLFLVYYGLAQFDAIRESFMWPYLRDPFWCATATMTLHTAAYIAEILRGAIQAIPPGEIEAARALGMSKPKTLFYIILPRASRIGLPAYSNEVILMLKASALASTVTLLELTGMARTIIARTYLPVEIFFAAGLFYLLMAYILVRGFKLLERWLRVDACQGR
- a CDS encoding ABC transporter permease, yielding MNFDLYGFGPALAAGALMTVKLALTALCLGLVLGLAGALAKTSPYKPLQWLGGAYSTIVRGIPELLWVLLIYFGTVNLMRALGEFFGNPDLSLSAFAAGVIALGLCFGAYATEVFRGAILAIPKGHREAGVALGLSKFRIFTRLIMPQMWRIALPGLGNLFMILMKDTALVSVIGLEEIMRHAQIGVTVTKQPFTFFMVAAFMYLGLTVLAMTGMHFLEKRAARGFARSAQ
- a CDS encoding ABC transporter substrate-binding protein, with amino-acid sequence MQNYKKFLLAAAVSTAFSATAMAETLKMGIEAAYPPFNNKDASGNVVGFDKDIGDALCAKMKVDKCEVVTSDWDGIIPALNAKKFDFLVSSLSITDERKQAVDFTDPYYSNKLQFIAPKATADFKTDAAYLKGKTIGAQRATLAGTYLEDKLPDTTAKLYDTQENAYLDLTSGRLDGILADKYVQYEWLKSKDGSAYEFKGDPVVESDKIGIAVRKGDPLRERLNKALAEIKADGTYKKINDKYFPFSIE
- a CDS encoding ABC transporter ATP-binding protein — encoded protein: MAEATPALEIRNLHKRYGELEVLKGISLTARDGDVISILGSSGSGKSTFLRCINLLENPHQGQILVAGEELKLKAAKNGELMAADGKQINRLRSEIGFVFQNFNLWPHMSILDNIIEAPRRVLGQSKAEAIEVAEALLAKVGIADKRHAYPAQLSGGQQQRAAIARTLAMQPKVILFDEPTSALDPEMVQEVLNVIRALAEEGRTMLLVTHEMGFARQVSSEVVFLHQGLVEEQGSPQQVFENPLSARCKQFMSSNR
- the gabP gene encoding GABA permease — protein: MSSTQSSNDLEQGLKPRHVTMLSIAGVIGAGLFVGSGHAIAAAGPAVLLAYAAAGTLVVLVMRMLAEMAVASPDTGSFSTYADRAIGHWAGFTIGWLYWWFWVLVIPLEANAAATILHAWFPDVAIWVFTLVITLLLTATNLFSVKNYGEFEFWFALIKVVAIVGFVILGLAAIFGFLPTSQVSGVSHLFDTQGFMPNGMGAVLAAILTTMFSFMGTEIVTIAAAESKNPGQQITKATNSVIWRIGLFYLLSIFIVVSLVPWNDPTLAAVGSYQTVLERMGIPNAKLIVDLVVLVAVTSCLNSALYTASRMLFSLGRRGDAPAVSKRTNKSGTPYWAVLLSTGAAFLAVFANYVAPAAVFEFLLASSGAIALLVYLVIAVSQLRMRQKRTAAGEKIVFKMWLFPGLTYAVMVFIVGTLTIMLFQEAHRVEIIATGILSLLVVVAGLMVSSRRKAQKVGAAVLN
- a CDS encoding alpha/beta fold hydrolase, producing the protein MNLNDAASRLPASTLSHHQSEPFKEPAADGYPIGGFTWRHIRTEPTRPVVIINAATSVRCRHYSRFADYLFAHGFDVITYDYRGIGESRTGSLKGFKASWSDWGVLDFEAMLQRALREFPGQPIDVVAHSFGGCAAGLAASGAAIRRVVTVGAQFAYWRDYEAGTRWRMFGKWHVVMPLMTALCGYFPGKRMGWLEDTPAGVVKDWATATPKYETRPSGKALGELPFGRVKAQVLAISICDDPFGTVAAIERLLGYFNASERTHLRIAPEDIGEKHVGHFAFFRSEYQDRLWPIALAWLQRGALAHDTPGRRVADHA
- a CDS encoding type II toxin-antitoxin system RelE/ParE family toxin, which produces MRVEWRPEAQAELRAILEYIIERNVAAASDLNEAIEEATTALPLHPYLYRLGKVSGTREIVVHPDYLVVYRVAGWIEILTVLHARQEYP